One segment of Mycoplasma sp. E35C DNA contains the following:
- the rnc gene encoding ribonuclease III — protein MENNKENTQKKPRKYIKKKRQFNGIKTKKNRDKKVDNSPREDRPVPRLFPMLSTSNKFLHQLGQTGRKHTYKPVPLNDPEYRKKMQELHAQEAKKIRVATTNKNDLKTNNKNKVRVTKKDSKFATDDKNKKRAGYYHRKRIKRNQYNNEQSPTNINVGYINPINSLIKKSYEVQKTNGLIGGALNSQTNNELNTNQDNKQFNRTNRVYKRKFTKNNNETPVDLNLNQNDANTISRVKRTYRLKPRGVAELRKDQNLITNNGIQDNLSDQSQQINEVKTVENNVVDLNEKNEKYTVKIDKNEDQSTVQVKPRRGRKPGSKNKTATVEIKDEIIADTPKYFDVPEAIQNEEVTIEIKDEAIQSNVVNKKKINAFRLDPENPSQDFYLNRFKKYVQMSETNSGDTKSDILKQKISNQSPTFVNKKVDRIFNNQQSITDQEIGKIANYIKDNYPVIYDDLKQDNLNEFNNKGIDEQEDVFYAKEEPDDINLLLKKFKITTDKTAIYEQALTHNSYSNERKLDYNYQRLEFLGDAIINKVVAEYLFNQADSTEGEMTKDRIKIIQSKTLIKAAKQLGLVDYVKVGFGVKSTALSPKILEDIFESFIGALYLDQGEYAVRKILQDTIIGYHSNGELIETIDYKSIFQEIIHSTGLNMKIYYDKRFDQENNLYSVNLYAGGIMYGQGTDINTHRAEIRAAKDAISKFHGLLKI, from the coding sequence ATGGAAAATAATAAAGAAAATACGCAAAAAAAGCCAAGAAAATACATTAAAAAGAAAAGACAATTTAATGGAATAAAAACTAAAAAAAATAGAGATAAAAAAGTTGATAATTCACCAAGAGAAGATCGTCCAGTTCCAAGACTATTCCCGATGTTATCAACATCAAATAAGTTTTTACACCAACTAGGCCAAACAGGTAGAAAACATACTTATAAACCAGTTCCTTTAAACGATCCAGAATATCGTAAAAAAATGCAAGAACTTCACGCTCAAGAAGCTAAGAAGATTAGGGTTGCAACTACCAATAAAAACGATTTAAAAACAAATAACAAAAACAAAGTTAGAGTTACTAAAAAAGATTCTAAATTCGCAACTGATGATAAAAATAAAAAAAGAGCAGGATATTATCATCGCAAGAGAATTAAAAGAAATCAATATAACAACGAACAATCACCAACAAATATAAATGTTGGCTATATTAATCCGATTAATTCATTAATTAAGAAAAGTTACGAAGTTCAAAAAACTAATGGTTTAATTGGTGGTGCTTTAAATTCACAAACTAATAACGAATTAAATACTAACCAGGACAATAAACAATTTAATAGAACAAATCGTGTTTATAAAAGAAAGTTTACAAAGAATAATAACGAAACACCAGTTGATCTTAATTTAAATCAAAATGATGCTAATACTATTTCAAGAGTTAAGAGAACTTATCGCTTAAAACCTAGAGGTGTTGCTGAATTAAGAAAAGATCAAAACTTAATTACTAATAACGGAATCCAAGATAATTTATCAGATCAATCTCAACAAATTAATGAAGTAAAAACTGTTGAAAATAACGTTGTAGATTTAAATGAAAAAAATGAAAAATACACGGTAAAAATTGATAAAAACGAAGATCAATCAACAGTTCAAGTTAAACCAAGAAGAGGAAGAAAACCTGGTAGTAAAAATAAAACAGCAACAGTAGAAATTAAAGATGAAATAATTGCTGATACTCCGAAATATTTTGATGTTCCAGAAGCAATTCAAAATGAAGAAGTAACTATTGAAATTAAAGATGAAGCAATTCAATCAAATGTTGTTAATAAAAAGAAAATTAACGCTTTTAGATTAGATCCAGAAAATCCAAGTCAAGATTTTTATTTAAATCGCTTTAAAAAATATGTTCAAATGAGTGAAACTAACTCAGGTGATACAAAATCTGACATCCTAAAACAAAAAATATCTAATCAATCTCCTACATTTGTTAATAAAAAAGTTGATCGTATTTTTAATAATCAACAAAGCATTACTGATCAAGAAATTGGTAAGATTGCTAATTACATCAAAGATAATTATCCAGTTATTTATGATGATTTAAAACAAGATAATCTTAACGAATTTAATAACAAAGGTATTGATGAACAAGAGGATGTTTTTTATGCAAAAGAAGAGCCAGATGACATCAACTTATTATTAAAGAAATTTAAGATAACTACGGATAAAACAGCAATTTATGAACAAGCATTAACTCATAATTCTTATTCAAATGAAAGAAAGTTAGATTATAACTATCAACGTTTAGAATTCTTGGGTGATGCGATCATAAACAAGGTTGTGGCTGAATATTTATTTAACCAAGCAGATTCAACCGAAGGAGAAATGACTAAAGATCGAATTAAGATTATTCAGTCAAAAACTTTAATTAAAGCAGCTAAACAATTAGGATTAGTTGATTATGTAAAAGTTGGCTTTGGTGTTAAATCAACAGCTTTATCTCCAAAAATTTTAGAAGATATTTTTGAATCATTCATTGGAGCATTATATTTAGATCAAGGCGAGTATGCTGTAAGAAAGATCTTACAAGATACAATTATTGGCTATCACTCAAACGGTGAATTGATTGAAACTATTGATTAC
- the plsX gene encoding phosphate acyltransferase PlsX produces MFKIAVDCMGFENPVSEAVKAVIKYAKKHPDLFFVLVGDQNQIEPLIKNKKFLKYRIVHTTNFVTMHDSVFSAYRKKDSSMYLTIELLKNKEVDTIVSAGSSSAYVALTYNMINKIHEKVKVGFMSYVPTTTKKGFYFLDVGANKEFSGQELYYLAKMANTFIVNVLKYQPLVGLLNIGTEKLKGFDYHKEAHELLENDQSINFKGFVEPRGLIDGECDLLVSDGYSGNLVLKSLEGALKSVAKILKKNYKINPLGALFSANVIYQITKTFDYKNNAGAIVLGLKQLVLKTHGSADAKQFYSTIRLAHESLINNLIEKINQDLINFFELD; encoded by the coding sequence ATGTTTAAAATCGCCGTTGATTGTATGGGGTTTGAAAACCCAGTTAGTGAAGCAGTCAAAGCCGTTATTAAATACGCTAAAAAACATCCAGATTTATTCTTTGTTTTAGTAGGTGATCAAAACCAAATTGAGCCACTGATTAAAAACAAAAAGTTTTTAAAATACAGAATTGTTCATACAACTAATTTTGTTACGATGCATGATTCAGTTTTTAGTGCTTATCGTAAAAAAGATAGTTCAATGTATTTAACAATTGAATTATTAAAAAACAAAGAGGTTGATACCATTGTTTCAGCAGGTTCTTCATCTGCTTATGTGGCATTAACTTACAACATGATTAATAAGATCCATGAAAAAGTTAAAGTTGGTTTTATGTCATATGTGCCAACGACAACTAAAAAAGGATTTTATTTCTTAGATGTTGGTGCTAATAAAGAATTTAGTGGTCAAGAGCTTTATTATTTAGCCAAGATGGCTAATACTTTCATCGTCAATGTTTTAAAATATCAACCACTTGTTGGGCTTTTAAATATTGGTACTGAAAAACTAAAAGGTTTTGATTATCACAAAGAAGCGCATGAGCTGTTAGAAAACGATCAATCAATTAACTTTAAGGGGTTTGTTGAACCTCGCGGCTTAATTGATGGTGAGTGCGATTTATTAGTTAGTGATGGTTATTCAGGTAACTTGGTTTTAAAATCTTTAGAAGGTGCTTTAAAATCAGTTGCAAAAATTTTAAAGAAAAATTATAAAATTAACCCACTGGGAGCATTATTCTCAGCTAATGTTATTTATCAAATAACTAAAACATTTGATTATAAAAATAACGCAGGTGCCATTGTTTTAGGTTTAAAACAACTTGTATTAAAAACACATGGTTCAGCCGATGCTAAACAATTTTATTCAACAATTCGTTTAGCTCACGAAAGTTTAATAAATAACCTAATTGAAAAAATCAATCAAGATTTAATTAATTTTTTTGAATTAGATTAA
- a CDS encoding DAK2 domain-containing protein — protein MASDSLTTKQLQTMFIEGYNVISTRYEYINNLNVFPVPDGDTGTNMKITMKGGVDSIVDNNFSSIHKLGKVFATGLFMSACGNSGVIFSQIIKGFVKSLPDSNEVGIKELVNCFTEAKEVAYSVIQSPVEGTILTVIRLTAEELKKKQDEIKSVEQLFEIAINAAKNALEQTPKMLPALKTAGVVDSGGFGLVSFLEGMQAELIQDFSNIANDKEFANKKALSSKAEQELVEEGHGYCTEFLLKVGLKAEDSQTKKKFNESKFKKDIEKVVDSLVLINNQDDGIVKLHAHTLTPDVVLREAQVYGEFLKVKIENMNRQVSERKQDDDKDNHKTAEIKASANIDLSKAKNFKDETGILTTVPSRVLGKMVVQNYDVDQFIDTSATGNPTIRDFIQAIYKVKSKNVIIVIDDTNLALAAKEAIAQIKKYINCELVICQNFIESLSAISGYMRADTLKNNIKVLNKIIKSTGSACISTSVKNIKYNWLNVKKDDFIGIINKKIVVSDRDIYKCLLDTVEKLIKEVKKPELVLIIHGKNTSSAEVRTIVKLISEKFGIYCEAINGSQKIYQYYVGVQ, from the coding sequence ATGGCATCTGATTCACTAACCACCAAACAGTTGCAAACAATGTTTATTGAAGGTTATAATGTAATTTCAACTCGATATGAATACATTAATAACCTAAATGTTTTCCCTGTTCCTGATGGTGATACGGGCACTAATATGAAGATTACGATGAAGGGTGGTGTTGATAGTATTGTTGACAACAACTTTAGTAGTATTCATAAGTTAGGTAAAGTGTTTGCAACAGGATTATTCATGAGTGCTTGTGGTAATTCTGGGGTGATTTTTTCGCAAATCATTAAGGGTTTTGTTAAATCATTACCAGATAGCAATGAAGTTGGTATTAAAGAACTAGTTAATTGTTTTACAGAAGCTAAAGAAGTTGCTTATAGTGTTATTCAATCTCCTGTTGAAGGAACAATTTTAACTGTAATTCGATTAACAGCAGAAGAATTAAAGAAGAAGCAAGATGAAATTAAAAGCGTTGAACAATTGTTTGAAATTGCCATCAATGCTGCTAAAAATGCTTTAGAACAAACACCAAAAATGTTACCAGCACTAAAAACAGCTGGCGTTGTTGATTCTGGTGGGTTTGGTTTAGTTTCATTCTTAGAAGGAATGCAAGCTGAACTAATTCAAGATTTCTCAAATATTGCCAATGATAAAGAGTTTGCTAATAAAAAAGCTCTATCTTCAAAAGCTGAACAAGAATTAGTTGAAGAAGGTCATGGGTATTGTACAGAATTCTTATTAAAAGTTGGTCTAAAAGCTGAAGATAGCCAAACTAAGAAGAAGTTTAATGAATCTAAGTTCAAAAAAGATATTGAAAAAGTTGTTGATTCATTGGTATTAATCAATAACCAAGATGATGGTATTGTTAAACTTCATGCTCATACACTAACTCCAGATGTGGTACTAAGAGAAGCGCAAGTTTATGGTGAATTCTTAAAAGTTAAGATTGAAAATATGAATCGTCAAGTTTCAGAACGTAAGCAAGACGATGATAAGGATAATCATAAAACTGCTGAAATTAAAGCTTCTGCCAACATTGATTTATCAAAAGCTAAAAACTTTAAAGATGAAACAGGAATTTTAACAACCGTACCTTCAAGAGTGTTGGGTAAAATGGTTGTTCAAAATTATGATGTTGATCAATTTATTGATACATCAGCAACTGGTAATCCAACAATCAGAGACTTCATTCAAGCAATCTATAAAGTTAAATCTAAGAACGTTATTATCGTTATTGATGATACAAACCTAGCGCTGGCTGCTAAAGAAGCAATTGCTCAAATTAAAAAATACATTAATTGTGAATTGGTGATCTGCCAAAACTTCATTGAATCATTAAGTGCAATTAGTGGTTATATGCGTGCTGATACTTTAAAAAATAACATTAAAGTATTAAACAAAATCATCAAATCAACAGGTTCTGCTTGCATTTCAACTTCAGTTAAAAACATTAAATATAACTGATTAAATGTTAAAAAAGATGACTTCATTGGAATCATTAACAAGAAAATTGTTGTTAGTGATCGTGACATCTACAAGTGTTTATTAGATACAGTTGAAAAACTAATCAAAGAAGTTAAGAAACCAGAATTAGTTTTAATTATTCATGGTAAGAATACTTCAAGTGCAGAAGTTAGAACCATTGTTAAATTGATCTCAGAAAAATTTGGTATTTATTGTGAAGCGATTAACGGATCACAAAAGATATATCAATATTATGTAGGTGTTCAATAA
- a CDS encoding RluA family pseudouridine synthase yields the protein MKKTIKIKTVDDCIRLDKFLLKVLKNYKRTNIYKMLRKKDILINNKRANFDYYLKLNDVISYYDFKRTDDKKALPNFFEAKPELDLIFEDENLIIFEKPLGIPAQQTNDKNHHDNMQNRVLHYLVTTNQYDYLNNQSYVASIVNRLDQNTTGIMIAAKNLKAQQALNEIIKNRDLKKFYHCLVHGEIKPKKATQTAYLYKDETKSLVKIQDYKTDHNKTIITKYSTLYYFKKLNYSLLEVELITGRTHQIRAHLSYLNHPVVGDYKYSKPEYQNNQNNYKHQLLHSYKIIFDLKNYDDDFILKYLDNCEYQTKSDAWFLVDLKNQGFF from the coding sequence ATGAAAAAAACCATTAAGATAAAAACCGTTGATGATTGCATCAGATTAGATAAGTTCTTATTAAAAGTTTTAAAGAATTATAAAAGAACAAATATCTATAAGATGTTAAGAAAAAAAGACATCTTAATAAATAATAAAAGAGCTAATTTTGATTATTACTTAAAACTTAATGATGTCATTAGTTATTATGATTTTAAAAGAACTGATGATAAAAAAGCGTTGCCAAATTTCTTTGAAGCAAAACCAGAATTAGATTTAATTTTTGAAGATGAAAATTTAATTATTTTTGAAAAACCATTAGGTATACCAGCTCAACAAACTAATGATAAAAATCACCACGATAATATGCAAAATCGGGTGCTGCATTATTTGGTGACTACCAACCAATATGATTATTTAAATAACCAAAGTTATGTGGCAAGTATTGTGAATCGTTTAGATCAAAATACGACAGGCATCATGATTGCTGCTAAAAATCTAAAAGCCCAACAAGCATTAAATGAGATTATTAAAAATCGTGATTTAAAAAAATTCTATCACTGCTTAGTTCATGGTGAAATCAAACCAAAAAAAGCAACGCAAACTGCTTATTTATATAAAGATGAAACTAAATCGTTGGTAAAAATTCAGGATTATAAAACCGATCATAACAAGACAATTATTACCAAATACTCAACCTTGTATTATTTCAAAAAACTGAATTATTCATTATTAGAAGTGGAATTAATTACAGGTAGAACACACCAAATCAGAGCTCATTTATCATACTTAAATCACCCAGTGGTTGGTGATTATAAGTATTCAAAACCAGAGTATCAAAATAATCAAAATAATTACAAACACCAACTATTACATAGTTATAAAATCATCTTTGACTTAAAGAATTATGATGATGACTTTATTTTGAAATACCTAGATAATTGCGAATATCAAACCAAATCTGATGCTTGGTTTTTAGTAGATTTAAAAAATCAAGGATTTTTTTAG
- a CDS encoding RNA methyltransferase, with product MINFHKITSKNNPIFKDLKIAYKNGYNKHLSDYFCVGGIKNNLIALNNNWLPHTIFVTQSFDKKIINEIKTKLKDHPVQWIEISDQLNQELKEINTQAGDCYFYYLIKQLNHQSFELSDRYNYLFLDNIQDPNNLGTILRNAAAFDLNKIFINHSVNLYNPKLIRASAGAIFSNQISIIHDLNKFIEVINKKGLSLIATANQPNAIDVSEFDQASGNIIIFGNEGNGISDTLLNAATKTIKISINNKYAESLNVATSTGIILYELNKLWKKPLR from the coding sequence ATGATCAACTTTCATAAGATAACTTCGAAGAATAACCCAATTTTTAAAGATTTAAAAATTGCTTATAAAAATGGTTATAACAAACATTTAAGTGATTATTTTTGTGTTGGAGGGATTAAGAATAATTTAATTGCTTTAAACAATAATTGATTACCTCATACAATTTTTGTTACGCAAAGTTTTGATAAAAAAATTATTAATGAAATCAAAACCAAATTAAAAGATCATCCAGTTCAATGAATTGAAATTAGTGATCAATTAAATCAAGAATTAAAAGAAATTAACACCCAAGCTGGGGATTGTTATTTTTATTATTTAATTAAACAATTAAACCACCAATCATTTGAATTAAGCGATCGATATAATTACTTATTTTTAGATAACATTCAAGATCCTAACAATCTAGGCACAATTCTAAGAAACGCAGCTGCTTTTGATTTGAATAAGATTTTTATCAATCATTCAGTTAATTTATATAATCCCAAATTAATACGTGCATCAGCTGGTGCGATTTTTTCTAACCAAATTAGTATCATTCATGATCTTAATAAATTCATTGAAGTAATCAATAAAAAAGGCTTAAGTTTGATTGCCACTGCCAATCAACCTAATGCAATTGATGTAAGTGAATTTGATCAAGCATCAGGTAATATCATTATTTTTGGTAATGAAGGTAATGGCATTAGTGATACCTTATTAAATGCTGCAACTAAAACTATTAAAATTAGCATCAACAATAAGTATGCTGAATCGTTGAATGTGGCAACATCAACGGGCATCATTTTATATGAACTTAATAAGTTATGAAAAAAACCATTAAGATAA
- a CDS encoding bifunctional oligoribonuclease/PAP phosphatase NrnA: MRPQLEVHDQIWAKVKEFDHLTFFVHERPDFDALGSAFAFKELVNNIYPEKKVYVAGTYKLDPELGASLFPFEKHQVDIEFLEKSLGIVFDTANAERILTGQHKLVKEIIRIDHHPKTETIGLIEWVDPTYSSTAEMIGWFIKWMGFKLTPIIAKYIYAGIITDTGRFLYLATTPSTFKMTAEILATGFNRNEVHDAVYLKPILEHKYYSYVVNRAKITNNGLAYIAIRKGAHKRFGIKSPMTMVHALNNIDGVKIWTAIYFDDQSQKWKGSIRSYDIPINHFAAMFNGGGHKFASGFSLDNKQDFYKLIKVLDDYLKTIDNDQLS, from the coding sequence ATGAGACCACAATTAGAAGTGCATGATCAGATTTGAGCTAAGGTTAAGGAATTTGACCACCTTACTTTTTTCGTTCATGAACGACCTGATTTTGATGCTTTAGGATCAGCATTTGCTTTTAAAGAATTAGTTAACAATATTTATCCTGAAAAAAAAGTTTATGTGGCAGGGACATATAAACTAGACCCAGAATTGGGTGCTAGTTTATTTCCGTTTGAAAAACACCAGGTGGATATTGAATTTTTAGAAAAATCATTGGGAATTGTTTTTGATACTGCTAATGCTGAACGGATTTTAACTGGACAACATAAGTTAGTAAAAGAAATTATTCGGATTGACCATCACCCTAAAACTGAAACGATCGGTTTAATTGAATGAGTAGATCCAACATATTCATCAACAGCTGAGATGATTGGTTGATTTATTAAGTGAATGGGCTTTAAATTAACACCGATTATTGCCAAATATATTTATGCGGGAATTATTACTGATACTGGTCGATTTTTATATTTAGCAACAACACCAAGCACCTTTAAAATGACAGCAGAAATCCTAGCCACTGGATTTAATCGTAATGAAGTGCATGACGCTGTTTATTTAAAACCAATCTTAGAACACAAATATTATTCATACGTTGTTAATCGCGCCAAAATTACCAATAACGGCTTAGCATACATTGCAATCAGAAAAGGTGCTCACAAACGCTTTGGTATCAAATCACCAATGACGATGGTTCATGCTTTGAATAATATTGATGGTGTAAAAATTTGAACGGCAATTTATTTTGATGATCAATCACAAAAATGAAAGGGTTCAATCCGTTCATACGATATTCCAATTAACCATTTTGCTGCTATGTTTAATGGTGGTGGTCATAAGTTTGCCAGTGGTTTTAGTTTAGACAACAAGCAGGATTTTTATAAATTAATTAAAGTGCTTGATGATTATTTAAAAACAATTGATAATGATCAACTTTCATAA
- the thiI gene encoding tRNA uracil 4-sulfurtransferase ThiI codes for MNQNNHKIVIKFGELWLKNNNRVDFINQLKQNIISAIKQYNLKVMSLYDHLEISDYQLSDQDDLVKILVKIPGINYVCVVKTLINDLEILKNEVLALANDNDQIAFEIKRKDKSYPHDSLSIKKILAGHCLKNKNISINLNDPTNEIYIDIIKDQFVLYLQRYKGANGLPIKSSGKVLVLLSGGIDSPVASDLLYKRGMHVDYLTFITPPHTSAKALDKTVKLAQIVSKHNEVNDAKIFIHNFSNVLKELSHSKYENYRITLMRRAFYKIAEKLVQKYGYDCIATGESLGQVASQTINSMKTISNATKDLLVLRPLLCYDKNQIIDHAKKIKTYEVSILPYDDACSIYAPKKPTTNPKIETINKIEASLDFLDVVIDASINQDIKIFDLNQPWDHN; via the coding sequence ATGAATCAAAATAACCATAAGATTGTCATTAAATTTGGTGAATTGTGATTAAAAAATAACAATCGTGTTGATTTTATTAATCAACTCAAACAAAATATCATTAGTGCAATCAAACAATACAATCTTAAAGTGATGTCATTATATGATCATTTAGAGATTAGTGATTATCAATTAAGCGATCAGGATGATTTAGTTAAAATCTTAGTTAAGATCCCTGGGATTAATTATGTTTGTGTTGTTAAAACATTAATTAACGATCTTGAAATCTTAAAAAACGAAGTATTAGCATTAGCTAATGATAATGATCAAATTGCTTTTGAAATCAAAAGAAAAGATAAATCATATCCACATGATAGTTTAAGTATTAAAAAAATCTTAGCAGGTCATTGTTTAAAAAATAAAAATATTTCAATTAATCTTAATGATCCAACAAACGAGATTTATATCGACATTATTAAAGATCAATTTGTTTTATATTTACAACGATATAAAGGCGCAAATGGATTGCCAATTAAATCATCTGGTAAAGTTTTAGTTTTATTATCAGGCGGAATTGATTCACCTGTGGCTAGTGATCTTTTATACAAAAGAGGTATGCATGTTGATTATTTAACATTCATCACACCACCACATACAAGTGCTAAAGCATTAGATAAAACCGTTAAATTAGCTCAAATTGTATCCAAGCATAATGAAGTTAATGATGCGAAAATTTTTATTCATAATTTTAGTAATGTTCTTAAAGAACTTTCACATTCAAAATATGAAAATTACCGTATCACTTTAATGCGTCGAGCTTTTTATAAGATTGCTGAAAAACTTGTGCAAAAATATGGTTATGATTGCATTGCTACGGGTGAATCACTAGGACAAGTAGCATCACAAACAATCAACAGCATGAAAACAATCTCGAATGCAACTAAAGATTTATTAGTGCTTCGCCCTTTATTGTGTTATGATAAAAACCAAATAATTGATCATGCTAAAAAAATAAAAACCTATGAAGTTTCTATTTTACCTTATGATGATGCATGTTCAATTTATGCTCCTAAAAAACCAACTACCAATCCTAAGATTGAGACAATTAACAAAATTGAAGCATCACTAGATTTTTTAGATGTCGTGATTGATGCTTCAATTAATCAAGACATAAAGATATTTGATTTAAACCAACCATGAGACCACAATTAG
- a CDS encoding MPN551 family DNA-binding protein, giving the protein MPFKKDLNLKDCFFIKDNQIILTDNYKKTYGSRFKKITGSRFPTVLGVNAYSSPFMEWLKMVNLYSESMDPTLANAGVQIEPKVRDFVIEKFKVNYKAYEPNRVGYDIFKENPIFGGIPDGEPVDENGQIIYDQNHPMLEIKTSSIDKLVYKTVNDELRMMLDNDGMPIVKQKRAKYEEWYDENQKPVVKKEYVMQLSLYLYLRKAKYGRFGIIFLRPEDYKYPEKLDINKRVVEIVDMQIDPADVKPYIDQAEKWYNDHIKTGISPKFGHADLEFLRKNRII; this is encoded by the coding sequence ATGCCATTTAAAAAAGATCTCAATCTAAAAGATTGTTTTTTTATCAAAGACAATCAAATTATCTTAACTGATAACTATAAAAAAACTTATGGTAGTAGGTTTAAAAAAATCACAGGTAGTAGGTTTCCGACTGTTTTAGGAGTGAATGCTTATAGTTCGCCATTTATGGAATGATTAAAGATGGTTAATCTTTATTCTGAAAGTATGGATCCAACATTAGCCAATGCAGGGGTGCAAATTGAACCCAAGGTGCGTGATTTTGTCATTGAAAAATTCAAAGTTAATTATAAAGCTTATGAACCAAATAGAGTTGGTTATGATATTTTTAAGGAGAATCCGATCTTTGGTGGAATTCCTGATGGTGAACCTGTTGATGAGAACGGTCAAATTATTTATGATCAAAACCATCCAATGCTAGAAATTAAAACTTCATCAATTGATAAGTTGGTTTATAAAACGGTTAATGATGAATTAAGAATGATGCTAGATAATGATGGCATGCCGATTGTTAAGCAAAAACGTGCTAAGTATGAAGAATGATATGATGAAAACCAAAAACCAGTGGTTAAAAAAGAATATGTAATGCAATTGTCATTGTATCTATATTTAAGAAAAGCAAAATATGGTCGATTTGGCATCATTTTTTTACGACCAGAAGATTATAAATATCCAGAAAAACTTGATATTAACAAAAGGGTTGTTGAAATCGTTGATATGCAAATTGATCCAGCTGATGTTAAACCTTATATTGATCAAGCTGAAAAATGATACAACGATCATATCAAAACAGGAATCAGTCCAAAATTTGGTCACGCTGATTTAGAATTTTTAAGAAAAAACAGAATTATTTAA
- a CDS encoding GNAT family N-acetyltransferase — MFNKRYVINDSLSIKKIDINQINGLYDYFLKVKNYHYIGLDENNFNLVSLESYIQNQVLLWSKKQRYCFVIYQNNVIVGFITINIDKNKGKLNYLLNSENDSLFIDLIKFIIKISRSTDLNWIYLEIHKDNQKTSNILREIGLYRLELVDLIEINILENQSMLASYDYWAKKV; from the coding sequence ATGTTTAATAAAAGATATGTCATTAATGATAGTTTAAGTATAAAAAAAATCGACATTAACCAAATTAATGGTTTGTATGATTATTTTTTAAAAGTAAAAAATTATCATTACATTGGATTAGATGAAAATAATTTTAATCTTGTTAGCTTAGAATCTTACATTCAAAATCAAGTATTGTTGTGATCTAAAAAACAAAGATATTGTTTTGTAATTTATCAAAATAATGTGATTGTTGGTTTCATTACGATTAATATTGATAAAAATAAGGGTAAGCTTAATTATTTATTGAATAGTGAAAATGATAGTTTATTTATTGATTTAATTAAATTCATTATCAAGATATCAAGATCAACTGATTTGAATTGAATTTATTTAGAAATTCATAAAGATAATCAAAAAACTAGCAATATTTTACGAGAAATTGGCTTATATCGTTTAGAACTTGTTGATCTGATTGAGATAAATATTTTAGAAAATCAATCAATGTTAGCATCTTATGATTATTGAGCTAAAAAAGTTTAA